The following are encoded together in the Thunnus albacares chromosome 7, fThuAlb1.1, whole genome shotgun sequence genome:
- the LOC122985757 gene encoding receptor-type tyrosine-protein phosphatase eta isoform X5: MFRCHLFSFASTSLSLTEPEAVRNLNVTAFTTSSVSLKWTEPEGSSSFYRVQWTYGNTMRNDSVTETYINIRELTAGVQYNFTVTAVAGDNKTVGQAKTISLYTKPEVVRNLNVTEITTSSMTLTWTKPEGSSSFYRVQWTDGNVTQSYNVSVTSKTFTNLTAGVQYTINITAVADDDHTEGQSATVSQYTKPEVVRNLNVTAFTTSTVSLTWTKPEGSSSFYRVQWTDGNINQSYIVNVTFNTITNLTPGVQYTISITAVADDGHTEGQSTTVSQYTKPGTIGHIDVSTTTSSISLIWKASAGESLTYKVEWHNGGAPVFRNTTNTSTVLSDLSPGTNYTITIVAIAGDNQTQGDPFIYSAVTKPSVVSDLTVTAVTTSSASLTWTQPEGNVTSYIVQWTAEKTINKATNETSLTIQGLTPGFQYNITVTAVAGNSSNKGEGTSITTITMPENPGNITVTARGTDNLSINWTLPEGRADYYMVNISNENLLYSYSNTTANTSAHFTGLHPGRVYVITVTAVAGNFRKTSDQSSFATVPTPPGSIVISQVTNTSLHLQWATPALMEGAPNISYYITYQRQGGELQNNSITINNTVLSSLSSGMSYNITVKTIGPQNLMSEVVSNSAYTRPNPVLNLVASPKSTTSVKVKWSYPQEDQPYYVYVVQTYNSTGTLVDNKTVSNKSTDVHDLEPGTRYNITVTTIAAQGSESTAEQTFSYTMPKAVTNLTVTDVQTTAIQLTWLRQSDHKPSYSYWVVALQDNEVVQNNSAKMENYTFFNLTPGTLYSFNVFTVVEGVKSTVESTSSYTRPAAVSDIVAIGGTTNMSVSWTLALGQVDSYTVLLYRDSQLKTNHTDLSNTTVNTVFQDLKPGVLYCVVVITKSQPFQSNNASVYNATFPNPPGLINVELQTVESINFTWAFPEDMNPYQYNFSVSTHIGSFMTQNNWFLLLNLQSGTLYHISVVTVGVLDYESTAVTAENYTRPLAVTMLRQTEITTNAVTLVWEQPESKPNYSYVVQVTNGSFSQHEVVEFPKTTHTITRLLSGSNYTFSVTAQTADGTQADPVTVSYFTRPYSVSGLRAETLNTTAVDLAWVKPMEYKDEYTYRVETTVCGRKNKTLTEEDILISELTPGTSCTFCVFVRAKDGTEGKAECTSQYTRPETVHPSISSQGSNSSIRVSWTKPPGNVEYYMVYLKSTSPDPDFEQQQINSTGISELFEGLSAGRKYTTWVTTHSGPFNASSEPVTNATFPNAPGPIEIVMKTTNSIHISWTDAPLMTGASFYYQLTNISSLGGEYITTTNNSYTFAPLDSGTSYNISVVTVGAMNFMSERVQRHSVTTQPFGVEVPKASTDEESITVTWNRPHEYKESYQYNLTWQSSDASIINHTLTKDVTLKINHLVPGSSYTITVTTQTTDGTRSDSRLISACTNASPVKDLTCEGPNKTNAEIILSWTKPDGQYKSFQINRSNSETIKLTSSCNPNCNHTISNLSHNYEYKLVMVTLSCGLPSTPLSLSCMTGITHPPVPKDYNKLTMVTDTVYNKFSLQISSELLVNTNGPITHIGVLVTDNSPDVNASNLRAYLGKTYQQWSEKSTSVFLATVKDNDFQSRSGESYLIVEIGDESKWNSYTNGALKATEKYQYAIVLFTSLSVENDLVNYQRSLVSITPFYPALQLPQNPAVIGFAIGATLGIFCILFIILIGFIIYWKRLSNKESSDIQIHSMRAKVSVAVRVEDYEAYYRKQKADSNCGFAEEFEDLKLVGTGQSKTSALTLENKPKNRYNNVLPWLQLQEGVYCSSGSFAHHSQRVLEDDLGEECTDPGHADTLH, from the exons ATGTTTCGTTGTCATCTTTTCTCCTTTGCAtccacctctctgtcactcacagagcctgaagcagtCAGGAATCTCAATGTCACTGCATTCACAAcatcctcagtgtctctgaagTGGACTGAACCAGAGGGAAGCAGCTCCTTCTATAGAGTACAGTGGACTTATGGAAATACAATGAGGAATGACAGTGTCACtgaaacatatataaacatccGTGAGCTGACTGCTGGAGTGCAGTACAATTTTACAGTCACTGCAGTGGCTGGAGATAACAAAACAGTAGGACAGGCAAAGACAATTTCACTGTATACAA aGCCTGAAGTAGTCAGGAATCTCAATGTcactgaaatcacaacatccTCTATGACTCTGACCTGGACTAAACCAGAGGGAAGCAGCTCCTTCTATAGAGTACAGTGGACTGATGGAAATGTAACTCAGAGTTACAATGTCAGTGTCACATCTAAGACCTTTACTAACCTGACTGCTGGTGTCCAGTATACAATAAATATTACTGCAGTGGCAGATGATGATCACActgaaggacagagtgccactGTTTCTCAGTACACAA aGCCTGAAGTAGTCAGGAATCTCAATGTCACTGCATTCACAACATCCACTGTGTCTCTGACCTGGACTAAACCAGAGGGAAGCAGCTCCTTCTATAGAGTACAGTGGACTGATGGAAATATAAATCAGAGTTACATTGTCAATGTAACATTTAACACCATTACTAACCTGACTCCTGGTGTCCAGTATACAATAAGTATTACTGCAGTGGCAGATGATGGTCACACTGAAGGACAGAGTACCACTGTTTCTCAGTACACAA AACCAGGTACAATTGGGCATATTGATGTATCCACAACCACATCCTCCATCTCACTGATCTGGAAGGCATCTGCTGGTGAATCACTGACCTACAAGGTGGAGTGGCACAACGGTGGAGCACCGGTGTTCAGAAACACAACCAATACTTCCACTGTGCTATCTGACTTGAGCCCTGGTACAAACTACACAATCACAATTGTTGCCATTGCTGGAGATAATCAGACACAAGGAGACCCCTTCATATACTCTGCAGTCACAA AACCTTCTGTGGTCAGTGATCTTACTGTGACTGCAGTCACAACATCGTCTGCGTCTCTGACCTGGACTCAACCAGAGGGCAATGTAACCTCATACATTGTTCAGTGGACTGCAGAAAAAACCATCAATAAGGCCACCAATGAAACCTCATTAACCATCCAAGGTTTAACCCCTGGATTCCAGTACAACATTACAGTGACTGCTGTTGCTGGAAATTCCTCAAACAAGGGAGAAGGAACCTCAATAACTACCATCACAA TGCCTGAGAATCCTGGAAACATCACGGTCACAGCACGAGGAACCGATAATCTGAGCATCAACTGGACCTTACCTGAAGGGAGGGCTGATTACTACATGGTGAACATCTCAAATGAGAATCTGCTATATTCGTATAGCAATACAACAGCAAACACCTCAGCCCACTTTACTGGTTTACATCCTGGGAGAGTCTATGTTATCACAGTGACTGCTGTAGCTGGAAACTTCAGGAAGACATCTGACCAGTCCTCATTTGCCACTG TTCCCACACCTCCTGGTTCCATCGTTATCAGTCAGGTGACAAACACTTCGCTCCATCTGCAATGGGCGACTCCCGCCTTGATGGAAGGTGCTCCAAACATCAGCTATTATATCACCTATCAGCGCCAGGGTGGTGAACTACAAAATAATAGCATCACAATCAATAACACAGTGCTGTCCTCGCTGTCCTCTGGAATGTCCTACAATATAACTGTGAAAACAATTGGACCCCAAAATTTAATGAGCGAGGTTGTCAGTAATTCTGCATACACCC GGCCCAACCCTGTGTTGAATCTTGTAGCCAGCCCTAAATCCACCACCTCAGTAAAAGTGAAATGGTCATACCCACAGGAAGACCAGCCATACTACGTATACGTTGTTCAAACCTACAATTCTACAGGAACACTTGTTGACAACAAAACAGTCAGTAATAAAAGCACTGATGTACATGACCTTGAGCCAGGAACTAGATACAATATCACTGTCACGACAATAGCAGCACAAGGAAGTGAATCCACGGCAGAACAGACGTTCAGTTACACAA TGCCCAAAGCAGTGACCAACCTTACAGTGACGGATGTACAAACAACTGCCATCCAGCTGACGTGGCTCAGACAAAGCGATCATAAGCCTTCCTACTCCTACTGGGTGGTAGCACTCCAGGACAACGAGGTGGTTCAGAATAATTCAGCAAAGATGGAAAATTACACCTTCTTCAATCTGACCCCTGGAACACTGTACAGTTTCAATGTGTTCACGGTTGTAGAAGGAGTCAAGTCCACTGTGGAAAGCACATCAAGCTACACAA ggccTGCAGCAGTTTCTGACATTGTTGCCATAGGAGGCACAACTAACATGTCAGTGAGTTGGACGCTTGCATTAGGACAGGTGGACTCCTACACTGTCCTGCTGTACAGAGACTCACAGTTAAAGACAAACCACACAGATCTGAGCAACACCACTGTGAACACAGTGTTTCAGGACCTGAAACCAGGAGTGCTTTACTGTGTGGTGGTGATCACCAAAAGTCAACCTTTTCAGAGCAATAATGCAAGTGTTTACAACGCAACTT TTCCCAATCCTCCTGGCCTCATCAATGTGGAGTTGCAGACTGTGGAGTCCATCAACTTTACCTGGGCCTTTCCAGAGGACATGAACCCCTATCAGTACAACTTCAGCGTGTCCACTCACATAGGCTCTTTTATGACCCAAAACAACTGGTTCCTGCTGCTCAATCTCCAGTCTGGAACCCTCTACCACATCTCTGTTGTTACTGTAGGTGTGCTGGACTATGAGAGCACAGCTGTGACAGCAGAAAACTATACCA GACCGCTCGCTGTAACCAtgctgagacagacagaaatcaCCACAAATGCAGTGACCTTGGTGTGGGAGCAACCGGAGAGCAAACCTAACTACTCATATGTGGTGCAGGTCACAAATGGATCTTTTTCTCAACATGAAGTAGTAGAGTTCCCAAAAACCACACACACGATCACTCGACTTCTTTCTGGGAGCAACTACACCTTCAGTGTCACTGCACAAACAGCAGATGGCACTCAGGCAGATCCTGTGACAGTGTCCTACTTCACAC GGCCGTACAGTGTTAGTGGGTTGCGGGCTGAAACCTTGAACACAACTGCTGTAGATCTGGCTTGGGTGAAACCAATGGAGTACAAGGATGAATATACATATCGGGTTGAAACAACCGTCTGTGGCCGCAAAAACAAAACCCTGACAGAAGAAGACATACTGATCTCAGAGCTCACCCCTGGGACCAGCTGCaccttctgtgtttttgtcaggGCCAAGGATGGCACAGAAGGGAAAGCAGAATGCACCTCTCAGTACACTC GGCCTGAGACGGTGCATCCCAGTATCTCCAGCCAGGGCTCCAATAGTTCAATCCGGGTGTCATGGACAAAACCTCCTGGGAACGTGGAGTATTATATGGTTTATCTAAAGAGCACTTCCCCAGATCCAGATTTTGAGCAACAGCAGATAAACTCTACCGGTATCTCCGAGCTGTTTGAGGGCCTGTCAGCTGGAAGGAAGTACACCACCTGGGTGACCACACATAGTGGACCCTTCAATGCATCATCTGAACCGGTCACTAATGCTACCT TTCCTAACGCTCCCGGGCCAATTGAGATCGTGATGAAGACAACCAACTCCATTCACATTAGTTGGACGGATGCTCCTCTGATGACCGGTGCATCATTCTACTACcagctcacaaatatatcaTCCCTGGGAGGCGAATACATCACTACCACAAACAACAGCTATACTTTTGCCCCCCTGGATTCTGGGACTTCCTACAACATCTCCGTGGTAACAGTGGGTGCCATGAACTTTATGAGTGAGAGGGTTCAGAGACATTCAGTCACCACAC AACCATTCGGTGTGGAGGTTCCTAAGGCTTCTACAGACGAGGAGAGCATCACAGTCACGTGGAACCGCCCTCATGAATACAAAGAAAGCTATCAGTACAATTTGACCTGGCAAAGCTCAGATGCTTCCATCATTAACCATACCTTAACGAAAGACGTAACGCTTAAGATCAACCACCTGGTTCCTGGCAGCAGCTATACGATTACTGTCACCACACAGACCACAGATGGAACACGGAGTGATTCAAGATTGATTTCCGCCTGCACAA aTGCAAGCCCAGTGAAAGACTTAACATGTGAAggtccaaacaaaacaaatgcagaaaTCATCCTGTCCTGGACAAAACCTGATGGCCAATACAAAAGCTTCCAGATCAATAGAAGTAACAGTGAGACCATCAAGTTGACAAGCTCCTGTAACCCAAATTGTAATCACACTATCTCCAACCTAAGTCACAACTATGAATACAAGCTGGTTATGGTCACTCTGAGCTGTGGACTACCCAGCActcctctgtctctcagctGCATGACAGGCATCACAC ATCCACCAGTTCCAAAAGACTATAACAAACTGACAATGGTGACTGACACAGTGTACAACAAGTTCTCCCTTCAGATCAGTTCTGAGCTGCTGGTTAACACCAATGGGCCAATCACTCATATTGGCGTGCTGGTGACAGACAATTCACCGG ACGTTAACGCTTCTAATCTGAGGGCGTACTTGGGGAAAACATATCAACAGTGGAGTGAAAAGAGTACTTCTGTTTTCCTGGCAACAGTCAAAGACAACGACTTCCAATCGCGCAGTGGAGAGAGCTATCTGATTGTAGAAATAGGAGATGAATCTAAATGGAACAGCTACACTAATGGTGCCCTCAAGGCCACTGAAAAATACCA ATATGCCATCGTGTTGTTCACCAGTCTGAGTGTGGAAAATGACCTTGTGAATTATCAAAGGTCACTGGTCTCAATAACACCTTTTTATCCAGCTCTACAACTCCCACAGAACCCAG CCGTCATTGGGTTTGCTATCGGAGCAACACTGGGAATTTTCTGCattctcttcatcatcctcatcggCTTCATTATCTACTGGAAAAG GTTATCCAACAAAGAATCATCAGATATCCAGATTCATTCTATGAG agcCAAAGT GAGCGTTGCTGTGAGGGTGGAGGACTACGAGGCTTACTACAGGAAGCAGAAAGCAGACTCCAACTGTGGCTTTGCTGAAGAGTTTGAG GACCTGAAGCTTGTTGGTACAGGTCAGTCGAAAACCAGTGCTCTGACTCTGGAGAACAAGCCCAAGAACCGCTACAACAACGTGCTTCCCT GGTTACAACTCCAGGAAGGAGTTTATTGCAGCTCAGGGTCCTTTGCCCACCACAGTCAACGAGTTCTGGAGGATGATCTGGGAGAAGAATGTACAGACCCTGGTCATGCTGACACGCTGCATTGA
- the LOC122985757 gene encoding receptor-type tyrosine-protein phosphatase eta isoform X4 — translation MFYCHLFSFASTSLSLTEPEVVRNLNVTAFTTSTVSLTWTKPEGSSSFYRVQWTDGNINQSYIVNVTFNTITNLTPGVQYTISITAVADDGHTEGQSTTVSQYTKPGTIGHIDVSTTTSSISLIWKASAGESLTYKVEWHNGGAPVFRNTTNTSTVLSDLSPGTNYTITIVAIAGDNQTQGDPFIYSAVTKPSVVSDLTVTAVTTSSASLTWTQPEGNVTSYIVQWTAEKTINKATNETSLTIQGLTPGFQYNITVTAVAGNSSNKGEGTSITTITMPENPGNITVTARGTDNLSINWTLPEGRADYYMVNISNENLLYSYSNTTANTSAHFTGLHPGRVYVITVTAVAGNFRKTSDQSSFATVPTPPGSIVISQVTNTSLHLQWATPALMEGAPNISYYITYQRQGGELQNNSITINNTVLSSLSSGMSYNITVKTIGPQNLMSEVVSNSAYTRPNPVLNLVASPKSTTSVKVKWSYPQEDQPYYVYVVQTYNSTGTLVDNKTVSNKSTDVHDLEPGTRYNITVTTIAAQGSESTAEQTFSYTMPKAVTNLTVTDVQTTAIQLTWLRQSDHKPSYSYWVVALQDNEVVQNNSAKMENYTFFNLTPGTLYSFNVFTVVEGVKSTVESTSSYTRPAAVSDIVAIGGTTNMSVSWTLALGQVDSYTVLLYRDSQLKTNHTDLSNTTVNTVFQDLKPGVLYCVVVITKSQPFQSNNASVYNATFPNPPGLINVELQTVESINFTWAFPEDMNPYQYNFSVSTHIGSFMTQNNWFLLLNLQSGTLYHISVVTVGVLDYESTAVTAENYTRPLAVTMLRQTEITTNAVTLVWEQPESKPNYSYVVQVTNGSFSQHEVVEFPKTTHTITRLLSGSNYTFSVTAQTADGTQADPVTVSYFTRPYSVSGLRAETLNTTAVDLAWVKPMEYKDEYTYRVETTVCGRKNKTLTEEDILISELTPGTSCTFCVFVRAKDGTEGKAECTSQYTRPETVHPSISSQGSNSSIRVSWTKPPGNVEYYMVYLKSTSPDPDFEQQQINSTGISELFEGLSAGRKYTTWVTTHSGPFNASSEPVTNATFPNAPGPIEIVMKTTNSIHISWTDAPLMTGASFYYQLTNISSLGGEYITTTNNSYTFAPLDSGTSYNISVVTVGAMNFMSERVQRHSVTTQPFGVEVPKASTDEESITVTWNRPHEYKESYQYNLTWQSSDASIINHTLTKDVTLKINHLVPGSSYTITVTTQTTDGTRSDSRLISACTNASPVKDLTCEGPNKTNAEIILSWTKPDGQYKSFQINRSNSETIKLTSSCNPNCNHTISNLSHNYEYKLVMVTLSCGLPSTPLSLSCMTGITHPPVPKDYNKLTMVTDTVYNKFSLQISSELLVNTNGPITHIGVLVTDNSPDVNASNLRAYLGKTYQQWSEKSTSVFLATVKDNDFQSRSGESYLIVEIGDESKWNSYTNGALKATEKYQYAIVLFTSLSVENDLVNYQRSLVSITPFYPALQLPQNPAVIGFAIGATLGIFCILFIILIGFIIYWKRLSNKESSDIQIHSMRAKVSVAVRVEDYEAYYRKQKADSNCGFAEEFEDLKLVGTGQSKTSALTLENKPKNRYNNVLPYDSSRVKLSIIHGSPYDDYINANYMPGYNSRKEFIAAQGPLPTTVNEFWRMIWEKNVQTLVMLTRCIEQGRVKCEQYWNSGTKHFENITVKTTSEIPLEDWTIRDFDIKNMKTAETRTVRQFHFTAWPDHGVPETTELLISFRHLVREHMDQYSRHSPTVVHCSAGVGRTGTFIAIDRLIFQIERENIVDVYGIVHDLRMHRPLMVQTEDQYVFLNQCSMDIIRSRTGTNVDLIYQNTAALSIYENLDPKKGFHKNGYHNA, via the exons ATGTTTTACTGTCATCTTTTCTCCTTTGCAtccacctctctgtcactcacagaGCCTGAAGTAGTCAGGAATCTCAATGTCACTGCATTCACAACATCCACTGTGTCTCTGACCTGGACTAAACCAGAGGGAAGCAGCTCCTTCTATAGAGTACAGTGGACTGATGGAAATATAAATCAGAGTTACATTGTCAATGTAACATTTAACACCATTACTAACCTGACTCCTGGTGTCCAGTATACAATAAGTATTACTGCAGTGGCAGATGATGGTCACACTGAAGGACAGAGTACCACTGTTTCTCAGTACACAA AACCAGGTACAATTGGGCATATTGATGTATCCACAACCACATCCTCCATCTCACTGATCTGGAAGGCATCTGCTGGTGAATCACTGACCTACAAGGTGGAGTGGCACAACGGTGGAGCACCGGTGTTCAGAAACACAACCAATACTTCCACTGTGCTATCTGACTTGAGCCCTGGTACAAACTACACAATCACAATTGTTGCCATTGCTGGAGATAATCAGACACAAGGAGACCCCTTCATATACTCTGCAGTCACAA AACCTTCTGTGGTCAGTGATCTTACTGTGACTGCAGTCACAACATCGTCTGCGTCTCTGACCTGGACTCAACCAGAGGGCAATGTAACCTCATACATTGTTCAGTGGACTGCAGAAAAAACCATCAATAAGGCCACCAATGAAACCTCATTAACCATCCAAGGTTTAACCCCTGGATTCCAGTACAACATTACAGTGACTGCTGTTGCTGGAAATTCCTCAAACAAGGGAGAAGGAACCTCAATAACTACCATCACAA TGCCTGAGAATCCTGGAAACATCACGGTCACAGCACGAGGAACCGATAATCTGAGCATCAACTGGACCTTACCTGAAGGGAGGGCTGATTACTACATGGTGAACATCTCAAATGAGAATCTGCTATATTCGTATAGCAATACAACAGCAAACACCTCAGCCCACTTTACTGGTTTACATCCTGGGAGAGTCTATGTTATCACAGTGACTGCTGTAGCTGGAAACTTCAGGAAGACATCTGACCAGTCCTCATTTGCCACTG TTCCCACACCTCCTGGTTCCATCGTTATCAGTCAGGTGACAAACACTTCGCTCCATCTGCAATGGGCGACTCCCGCCTTGATGGAAGGTGCTCCAAACATCAGCTATTATATCACCTATCAGCGCCAGGGTGGTGAACTACAAAATAATAGCATCACAATCAATAACACAGTGCTGTCCTCGCTGTCCTCTGGAATGTCCTACAATATAACTGTGAAAACAATTGGACCCCAAAATTTAATGAGCGAGGTTGTCAGTAATTCTGCATACACCC GGCCCAACCCTGTGTTGAATCTTGTAGCCAGCCCTAAATCCACCACCTCAGTAAAAGTGAAATGGTCATACCCACAGGAAGACCAGCCATACTACGTATACGTTGTTCAAACCTACAATTCTACAGGAACACTTGTTGACAACAAAACAGTCAGTAATAAAAGCACTGATGTACATGACCTTGAGCCAGGAACTAGATACAATATCACTGTCACGACAATAGCAGCACAAGGAAGTGAATCCACGGCAGAACAGACGTTCAGTTACACAA TGCCCAAAGCAGTGACCAACCTTACAGTGACGGATGTACAAACAACTGCCATCCAGCTGACGTGGCTCAGACAAAGCGATCATAAGCCTTCCTACTCCTACTGGGTGGTAGCACTCCAGGACAACGAGGTGGTTCAGAATAATTCAGCAAAGATGGAAAATTACACCTTCTTCAATCTGACCCCTGGAACACTGTACAGTTTCAATGTGTTCACGGTTGTAGAAGGAGTCAAGTCCACTGTGGAAAGCACATCAAGCTACACAA ggccTGCAGCAGTTTCTGACATTGTTGCCATAGGAGGCACAACTAACATGTCAGTGAGTTGGACGCTTGCATTAGGACAGGTGGACTCCTACACTGTCCTGCTGTACAGAGACTCACAGTTAAAGACAAACCACACAGATCTGAGCAACACCACTGTGAACACAGTGTTTCAGGACCTGAAACCAGGAGTGCTTTACTGTGTGGTGGTGATCACCAAAAGTCAACCTTTTCAGAGCAATAATGCAAGTGTTTACAACGCAACTT TTCCCAATCCTCCTGGCCTCATCAATGTGGAGTTGCAGACTGTGGAGTCCATCAACTTTACCTGGGCCTTTCCAGAGGACATGAACCCCTATCAGTACAACTTCAGCGTGTCCACTCACATAGGCTCTTTTATGACCCAAAACAACTGGTTCCTGCTGCTCAATCTCCAGTCTGGAACCCTCTACCACATCTCTGTTGTTACTGTAGGTGTGCTGGACTATGAGAGCACAGCTGTGACAGCAGAAAACTATACCA GACCGCTCGCTGTAACCAtgctgagacagacagaaatcaCCACAAATGCAGTGACCTTGGTGTGGGAGCAACCGGAGAGCAAACCTAACTACTCATATGTGGTGCAGGTCACAAATGGATCTTTTTCTCAACATGAAGTAGTAGAGTTCCCAAAAACCACACACACGATCACTCGACTTCTTTCTGGGAGCAACTACACCTTCAGTGTCACTGCACAAACAGCAGATGGCACTCAGGCAGATCCTGTGACAGTGTCCTACTTCACAC GGCCGTACAGTGTTAGTGGGTTGCGGGCTGAAACCTTGAACACAACTGCTGTAGATCTGGCTTGGGTGAAACCAATGGAGTACAAGGATGAATATACATATCGGGTTGAAACAACCGTCTGTGGCCGCAAAAACAAAACCCTGACAGAAGAAGACATACTGATCTCAGAGCTCACCCCTGGGACCAGCTGCaccttctgtgtttttgtcaggGCCAAGGATGGCACAGAAGGGAAAGCAGAATGCACCTCTCAGTACACTC GGCCTGAGACGGTGCATCCCAGTATCTCCAGCCAGGGCTCCAATAGTTCAATCCGGGTGTCATGGACAAAACCTCCTGGGAACGTGGAGTATTATATGGTTTATCTAAAGAGCACTTCCCCAGATCCAGATTTTGAGCAACAGCAGATAAACTCTACCGGTATCTCCGAGCTGTTTGAGGGCCTGTCAGCTGGAAGGAAGTACACCACCTGGGTGACCACACATAGTGGACCCTTCAATGCATCATCTGAACCGGTCACTAATGCTACCT TTCCTAACGCTCCCGGGCCAATTGAGATCGTGATGAAGACAACCAACTCCATTCACATTAGTTGGACGGATGCTCCTCTGATGACCGGTGCATCATTCTACTACcagctcacaaatatatcaTCCCTGGGAGGCGAATACATCACTACCACAAACAACAGCTATACTTTTGCCCCCCTGGATTCTGGGACTTCCTACAACATCTCCGTGGTAACAGTGGGTGCCATGAACTTTATGAGTGAGAGGGTTCAGAGACATTCAGTCACCACAC AACCATTCGGTGTGGAGGTTCCTAAGGCTTCTACAGACGAGGAGAGCATCACAGTCACGTGGAACCGCCCTCATGAATACAAAGAAAGCTATCAGTACAATTTGACCTGGCAAAGCTCAGATGCTTCCATCATTAACCATACCTTAACGAAAGACGTAACGCTTAAGATCAACCACCTGGTTCCTGGCAGCAGCTATACGATTACTGTCACCACACAGACCACAGATGGAACACGGAGTGATTCAAGATTGATTTCCGCCTGCACAA aTGCAAGCCCAGTGAAAGACTTAACATGTGAAggtccaaacaaaacaaatgcagaaaTCATCCTGTCCTGGACAAAACCTGATGGCCAATACAAAAGCTTCCAGATCAATAGAAGTAACAGTGAGACCATCAAGTTGACAAGCTCCTGTAACCCAAATTGTAATCACACTATCTCCAACCTAAGTCACAACTATGAATACAAGCTGGTTATGGTCACTCTGAGCTGTGGACTACCCAGCActcctctgtctctcagctGCATGACAGGCATCACAC ATCCACCAGTTCCAAAAGACTATAACAAACTGACAATGGTGACTGACACAGTGTACAACAAGTTCTCCCTTCAGATCAGTTCTGAGCTGCTGGTTAACACCAATGGGCCAATCACTCATATTGGCGTGCTGGTGACAGACAATTCACCGG ACGTTAACGCTTCTAATCTGAGGGCGTACTTGGGGAAAACATATCAACAGTGGAGTGAAAAGAGTACTTCTGTTTTCCTGGCAACAGTCAAAGACAACGACTTCCAATCGCGCAGTGGAGAGAGCTATCTGATTGTAGAAATAGGAGATGAATCTAAATGGAACAGCTACACTAATGGTGCCCTCAAGGCCACTGAAAAATACCA ATATGCCATCGTGTTGTTCACCAGTCTGAGTGTGGAAAATGACCTTGTGAATTATCAAAGGTCACTGGTCTCAATAACACCTTTTTATCCAGCTCTACAACTCCCACAGAACCCAG CCGTCATTGGGTTTGCTATCGGAGCAACACTGGGAATTTTCTGCattctcttcatcatcctcatcggCTTCATTATCTACTGGAAAAG GTTATCCAACAAAGAATCATCAGATATCCAGATTCATTCTATGAG agcCAAAGT GAGCGTTGCTGTGAGGGTGGAGGACTACGAGGCTTACTACAGGAAGCAGAAAGCAGACTCCAACTGTGGCTTTGCTGAAGAGTTTGAG GACCTGAAGCTTGTTGGTACAGGTCAGTCGAAAACCAGTGCTCTGACTCTGGAGAACAAGCCCAAGAACCGCTACAACAACGTGCTTCCCT ATGACTCGTCTAGGGTGAAACTGTCTATTATCCATGGGAGCCCATATGATGACTACATCAATGCTAATTACATGCCG GGTTACAACTCCAGGAAGGAGTTTATTGCAGCTCAGGGTCCTTTGCCCACCACAGTCAACGAGTTCTGGAGGATGATCTGGGAGAAGAATGTACAGACCCTGGTCATGCTGACACGCTGCATTGAACAGGGAAGA GTCAAATGTGAGCAGTACTGGAATTCTGGCACCAAGCACTTTGAAAATATCACTGTGAAAACAACCTCTGAAATACCACTTGAAGACTGGACCATCAGGgactttgacattaaaaat ATGAAAACAGCAGAGACCCGCACAGTTCGTCAGTTCCACTTCACAGCCTGGCCGGACCATGGGGTACCAGAAACCACCGAGCTCCTCATCAGCTTCAGACATTTGGTCAGAGAGCACATGGACCAATACTCCAGACACTCTCCTACCGTGGTCCACTGCAG TGCTGGTGTGGGGCGCACAGGTACCTTCATAGCCATTGACCGTCTGATCTTTCAGATTGAAAGGGAAAATATTGTGGATGTGTATGGCATCGTCCATGATCTGCGTATGCACCGGCCCCTCATGGTGCAGACAGAG GACCAGTACGTCTTCCTAAACCAATGTTCAATGGACATCATCAGATCGAGAACTGGAACCAATGTGGATCTAATCTACCAAAACACTGCTGCACTCTCCATTTACGAGAACTTAGACCCCAAAAAAGGTTTTCACAAAAATGGGTACCACAACGCATAG